The Apium graveolens cultivar Ventura chromosome 11, ASM990537v1, whole genome shotgun sequence genome has a window encoding:
- the LOC141698263 gene encoding alpha-1,3-arabinosyltransferase XAT3-like, translating to MNLTEQNNQMDKRPRRLFFSATPLVFLLLITLLYTQIFASDSLPFNKWMQQLANRKVSTNRFNKAIQSHESFLPMLRRLVQGEDQSKLENDGFACDFDYNSVVCVASELSLRIDTKRLTVQMVLNRTTLQDKTTTIRPYAWQLSNKVLKNTTPVQIIHRIIASLPACKYIHTVPAVIFSSSGFRGNFFHEFNEVIIPLFTTSRLFQSNVQFILSDYNPSFVSTYTQILSRFQVMNPDTNESVHCFPAGAVNGLKFHDLLSTNTSSNINPGGYSMLNFKQFLRESYNLKEIQVDAKRPKLLLISRVKSRIFLNEEEIVNMMEELGFSVFIARPNQMSNLTKFSKLVSSCSVMVGAHGAGLTNELFLPVGAAVVQVVPLGLEWVSSFYFGKPARVMEVHYLEYKIEPEESSLIDRYRRDDPVIVDPQSIFDNSYEAGRAVYITGQNLKIDIPRFRKILAEARQLLGVLD from the exons ATGAACTTGACGGAACAAAATAACCAGATGGATAAGAGGCCTAGAAGGCTTTTCTTTAGTGCAACCCCATTAGTGTTCTTGCTTCTAATCACTCTGCTTTACACACAAATCTTTGCATCAGATTCTctaccattcaacaaat GGATGCAACAGTTAGCAAACAGGAAAGTCAGTACCAACAGGTTCAATAAAGCAATACAATCTCATGAATCCTTTCTGCCTATGCTAAGAAGACTAGTACAAG GAGAAGATCAAAGTAAGCTTGAAAATGATGGATTTGCATGTGATTTTGATTATAACTCTGTGGTTTGTGTTGCAAGTGAACTATCATTAAGGATTGATACTAAAAGATTGACAGTTCAGATGGTACTAAATAGAACTACTTTACAAGATAAAACCACCACAATAAGACCATATGCATGGCAACTTTCTAATAAGGTTCTGAAGAATACAACACCAGTTCAGATTATACATCGAATCATTGCCAGTTTACCGGCCTGTAAGTACATTCATACCGTTCCAGCAGTTATATTCTCCTCCAGTGGCTTCAGGGGAAATTTCTTCCATGAATTTAATGAGGTTATCATCCCTTTATTCACCACATCTCGTCTCTTTCAATCCAATGTCCAATTTATACTTTCGGACTACAACCCTTCATTTGTAAGTACATACACACAAATTTTATCACGTTTTCAAGTTATGAATCCGGATACAAATGAAAGTGTACATTGCTTCCCTGCTGGAGCTGTAAATGGACTCAAGTTCCATGATCTTCTGTCTACAAATACTTCTAGCAACATAAATCCAGGAGGCTACTCCATGTTAAACTTCAAGCAGTTTCTAAGAGAATCATAcaatctcaaggaaattcaagtGGATGCAAAAAGGCCCAAGTTACTTCTTATTTCTCGAGTAAAATCAAGAATATTCTTAAACGAAGAAGAAATAGTAAACATGATGGAAGAGCTAGGCTTTAGTGTATTCATTGCAAGGCCTAATCAGATGTCTAATTTAACAAAATTTTCCAAACTAGTGAGCTCATGCAGTGTTATGGTTGGAGCTCATGGCGCTGGTTTAACCAATGAATTGTTTTTGCCAGTAGGCGCAGCAGTGGTACAAGTAGTGCCGCTCGGGCTTGAATGGGTATCATCATTTTATTTTGGTAAACCAGCACGAGTCATGGAAGTTCATTACTTGGAGTACAAAATTGAACCTGAGGAGAGCTCGCTTATTGATAGGTACCGTCGTGATGATCCCGTGATTGTGGATCCACAGTCTATTTTTGATAACAGTTATGAAGCCGGAAGGGCTGTGTATATAACTGGACAAAATTTGAAGATTGATATCCCCAGGTTTAGAAAGATTCTTGCAGAAGCACGTCAACTTCTAGGAGTCCTAGACTAG
- the LOC141697690 gene encoding alpha-1,3-arabinosyltransferase XAT3-like yields MEKEPKRLLFGATPLVFLLLITLLYTQLFASNSLPFDKWMQQLANWKVSGNKFNKAVQYQESFKPILRRLVKGEDQNKLETDGFACDSDYYSMVCVASEPSLRIDTRTLTVQMLLNKTALQDKTATIRPYAWQHSSEILKNTTPVQILHRNIASLPACQYIHTVPAVIFSSSGFRGNLFHEFDEVIIPLFITSRHFQSNVQFILSDYNPEFVNRYAQIISHLSHYKVMNPATNGSAHCFPAGAVIGLKFHDFLSINISSNINPGSYSMLNFKQFLREAYNLKEIHVDKKRPKLLLISRVKSRKFLNEEEMVNTMEELGFTVLIARPNQMSNLTEFSKLVSSCSVMVGAHGAGLTNELFLPVGAAVVQVVPLGLEWASAFYFGKPAGNMGVNYLEYKIQPEESSLIDVYSRNDPVIVDPQSIFAKSYEAGRAVYITGQNLKIDIPRFRKTLTEARLLLGLDS; encoded by the exons ATGGAAAAGGAACCTAAAAGGCTTCTTTTTGGTGCAACACCATTAGTGTTCTTGCTTCTAATTACTCTGCTTTACACGCAATTATTTGCATCGAATTCGCTTCCATTCGACAAAT GGATGCAACAGTTAGCAAACTGGAAAGTCAGTGGCAACAAGTTTAACAAAGCAGTACAATATCAAGAATCCTTTAAGCCTATTCTCAGAAGACTAGTAAAAG GAGAAGATCAAAACAAGCTTGAAACTGATGGATTTGCATGTGATTCTGATTATTACTCTATGGTTTGTGTTGCAAGTGAACCATCTTTAAGGATTGATACTAGAACATTGACAGTTCAGATGCTACTAAATAAGACTGCTTTACAAGATAAAACTGCCACAATTCGACCATATGCATGGCAACATTCTagtgaaattttgaaaaatacaACACCTGTTCAGATTTTACATCGAAACATAGCCAGTTTGCCTGCCTGTCAGTACATTCATACTGTCCCAGCAGTCATATTCTCCTCCAGTGGCTTCAGGGGAAACTTATTCCACGAGTTTGACGAGGTCATCATCCCTTTATTCATAACATCTCGTCATTTTCAATCTAATGTACAGTTTATACTTTCAGACTACAACCCTGAATTTGTAAATAGATATGCACAGATTATCTCACATTTATCACATTATAAAGTTATGAATCCGGCTACAAATGGAAGTGCCCATTGCTTCCCTGCTGGAGCTGTGATTGGACTCAAATTCCATGACTTTCTATCTATAAATATTTCTAGCAACATAAATCCAGGAAGCTACTCCATGTTAAACTTCAAACAGTTTCTAAGAGAAGCATACAATCTCAAGGAAATTCACGTGGATAAAAAAAGGCCCAAGCTACTTCTTATTTCTCGAGTAAAATCAAGAAAATTCTTGAACGAAGAAGAAATGGTAAACACGATGGAAGAGCTAGGTTTCACGGTACTCATTGCAAGGCCTAATCAGATGTCCAATTTAACAGAATTTTCAAAACTTGTGAGCTCATGCAGTGTTATGGTTGGAGCTCATGGTGCTGGCTTAACCAACGAATTGTTTTTGCCAGTAGGCGCAGCAGTGGTACAAGTGGTGCCTCTGGGGCTTGAATGGGCATCAGCATTTTATTTTGGTAAACCGGCAGGAAACATGGGAGTTAATTACTTGGAGTACAAAATTCAACCTGAGGAGAGCTCGCTTATTGATGTATACAGTCGTAATGATCCCGTGATTGTGGATCCCCAGTCTATTTTTGCTAAGAGTTATGAAGCTGGGAGGGCTGTGTATATAACTGGACAAAATTTGAAGATTGATATTCCCAGGTTCAGAAAGACTCTTACTGAAGCACGTCTACTTCTTGGCCTTGATAGTTAG